AAACCCATCCAAAATTGTGGAGACATGTTGAAATATTTCGCCAGGCGCAAAGCGATGTCGGCTGTGATACCCTGCTTTCCCGATACAATCTCGTTAATTTGATACGGTGGAACGCCTATACCAAGGGCCAGACGATTCTGGCTCATATTCATAGGCTTGAGAA
The sequence above is a segment of the Gemmatimonadota bacterium genome. Coding sequences within it:
- a CDS encoding HigA family addiction module antidote protein, whose protein sequence is LKPMNMSQNRLALGIGVPPYQINEIVSGKQGITADIALRLAKYFNMSPQFWMGLQIDYELDMAEDLLGDRLDREVQVYMS